In Campylobacter sp. RM16187, the DNA window GTCCTCCCATTCTCGTGTTAACGCTAAATTCAAATCCAAAATGATGCCATATATATATATTAATAAGCATATGAACGAAGATTGAGATATATATCAAACGCATATAAAATTCAAGCAAGTGCTCTGGTAAAGATTTAAAATATAAAAAAACAAACAGCATGACAATTATATTTTTAAGCAGCTCAGAGTTAATCTCCTTAAAACTTTGCCCTATATCTACCGAGTAAAACAATGAAAGATAAGAAAGTAGCAGCAAACCAATAAGTATGATTAAAATATTTTTTATAGCCAAAATATCTTTAAAAACAAAGTTTTTGTAATCGTTAAATAGAACAAGAAACGCGAAAAGACCTAAAGAGATCGACTGAACCGCCGTCACATGGCTTATAGGCAAAACAAAAATGTATATGCCAAAAAATAAAATCTTGCTATAATCAACTAAATTTAGATATTTGCTCATAAATATCTTCGAGTTTTACATTTTCAGCCAAGCCGCTATTATCTTGCAAAACATACACATCATCACCCCACGGCTTCCAGCGAGTCAAGTTTGTTTTCCCAAATATAACAAAAGTTTTCAGCCCAAGAGCCGGACCTAAATGCGCCACTCCACCATCTAATGTGAGTAAAAATTTGGCTTTGCAAAGGTAGTTTGCAAGCTCATCCATACTTGAAGTTTGCAGATAATCAACTCCAGATAACCTAGAAGCTCTCTCGCCAAATTCAACATTTTCACTACTTAATACCACATCGGCAAATTTTTCTTTTAAAAATTTAGCAATTTGTTCTATCTTGCTGATACTTAACTGATTTTCACTAATCCTACTAGAGATATGAAAAAATACAAAATCTTTAAATTTATCACTTACATTTTTTGGTAAAAACAATGTCTTTTCGCTATTGTAATAGGCCCCAAGAGGCGCTAAACAGTCAAAGCAGAGCATAACCTCATGCGGAATATGACCAAATTTGATCTTATCGGTTATAAATTTTTTAGGATATTTATAATCTACCCCAATCACTCTTTTAGCCCTTGCTGCTCTAGCAAAAATTGAGGCAGACGGTGAATACGAGCTTCTAAATATCACTACCGCATCATAATTTTGGCGGTAAATTTGAAATAAAATTTTGCATTTTCCAAGAAATGCCCAAATTTTATCCTTCCATCTCTTTTTATGCTTTGGCTTTGTATAAATATAAATTTTATTCAAAAATGGATTTTTAATCACAACGCAAGCATTTAGACTATTTACAACTATATCGATTTTAGCATCCTCAAATTTATGCCTTAATGCCTCAATAGCCGGAGTAGTACAAATTAAATCGCCGATATTATCATTTCTGATTAGTAAAATTTTCATAATGGCGCAATTATAACCAATCTTTTATTAATTTTTTTATAGAATGTTTTTATGAGAAAAATAACATTTTTAAGAATGAATCCAAAGGCGATA includes these proteins:
- a CDS encoding glycosyltransferase family 9 protein, which codes for MKILLIRNDNIGDLICTTPAIEALRHKFEDAKIDIVVNSLNACVVIKNPFLNKIYIYTKPKHKKRWKDKIWAFLGKCKILFQIYRQNYDAVVIFRSSYSPSASIFARAARAKRVIGVDYKYPKKFITDKIKFGHIPHEVMLCFDCLAPLGAYYNSEKTLFLPKNVSDKFKDFVFFHISSRISENQLSISKIEQIAKFLKEKFADVVLSSENVEFGERASRLSGVDYLQTSSMDELANYLCKAKFLLTLDGGVAHLGPALGLKTFVIFGKTNLTRWKPWGDDVYVLQDNSGLAENVKLEDIYEQISKFS